A genomic region of Magnolia sinica isolate HGM2019 chromosome 6, MsV1, whole genome shotgun sequence contains the following coding sequences:
- the LOC131249076 gene encoding cell division cycle 20.2, cofactor of APC complex-like — MSFHQSSYSPHIKRPRLTPSRYLGDRFIPVRAAMDFDVAGFLLRSENKKDTDMLVSPSKEEYRKQLASIVLKDHNSLEGYRILKFNAKPNKCELDPMYPTAEDLFPSPNQQRRFPRHIPQTSERTLDAPDLVDDYYLNLLDWSCKNVVAIGLGNIVYLWNATNQAIEELPEVKEDDGPVTSVSWAPDGTHIAIGLNNSDVQIWDSLSLKKVRSLRGHSARVGSLSWNGSILSTGGRDSKIFNHDVRINKHIISRLSAHEQEVCGLKWSLSGKQLASGGNDNLLYIWDVGFRSGHYLHRLDAHKAAVKALAWCPYQSNLLASGGGTADRCIKFWNTRNGALLNSIDTNSQVCSLQWNHHEKELLSSHGFSENQLTLWKFPSMKKITEITGHTARVLHLAQSPDGFTVASAAADETLRFWQVFGTSRSTSVSLKGIKKESNFPLSSHMTIR; from the exons ATGTCATTTCATCAGTCATCTTATAGCCCCCACATCAAGAGGCCCCGGTTGACGCCTTCCAGATATCTG GGAGATCGATTTATTCCCGTGAGGGCAGCCATGGATTTTGATGTTGCGGGATTTCTGCTAAGGTCGGAGAATAAGAAGGATACTGACATGCTCGTTTCCCCTAGTAAG GAGGAATACAGAAAACAGCTGGCTAGTATTGTGCTAAAGGATCACAATAGTTTAGAGGGCTATCGCATTCTAAAATTCAATGCAAAACCCAACAAGTGTGAATTAGATCCTATGTATCCAACTGCTGAAGATTTGTTTCCTTCTCCTAACCAACAACGGAGATTTCCTCGCCATATTCCTCAG ACATCTGAGCGGACTCTGGATGCTCCTGATCTGGTTGATGATTATTATCTGAATTTGCTTGATTGGAGTTGTAAAAATGTTGTGGCAATTGGCCTTGGTAATATTGTATACTTGTGGAATGCCACCAATCAAGCGATAGAAGAGTTGCCAGAAGTTAAAGAAGATGATGGGCCTGTTACGAGTGTTTCTTGGGCTCCAGATGGCACACATATTGCAATTGGTCTCAATAATTCTGATGTTCAGATTTGGGATTCTTTATCACTAAAGAag GTGAGGTCCTTGAGGGGTCATTCTGCTCGGGTTGGAAGTTTATCATGGAATGGTTCCATTTTGAGCACTGGTGGTCGAGATAGTAAAATTTTTAATCATGATG TGAGAATAAATAAACACATCATATCCAGACTGTCTGCTCATGAACAAGAAGTATGTGGATTGAAGTGGTCATTATCTGGTAAACAACTTGCTAGTGGCGGTAATGACAACCTTCTATATATATGGGATGTTGGATTTCGTTCAGGTCACTATCTCCACCGTTTAGATGCACATAAGGCAGCAGTCAAAGCCCTTGCGTGGTGTCCTTACCAAAGCAATCTTTTAGCATCTGGTGGGGGGACGGCAGATAGATGTATCAAATTTTGGAACACTCGCAATGGGGCCCTTTTGAACAGCATAGATACAAATTCCCAAGTATGCTCCCTACAGTGGAATCATCATGAAAAAGAATTACTGAGTTCTCATGGTTTTAGTGAGAATCAACTCACTTTATGGAAATTCCCGTCGATGAAGAAGATAACAGAAATCACAGGCCACACTGCTCGGGTTTTGCATCTTGCACAG TCTCCTGATGGTTTTACTGTGGCATCGGCTGCAGCAGATGAAACATTGAGATTTTGGCAGGTGTTTGGGACCTCAAGATCTACTTCTGTCTCTTTGAAGGGCATAAAGAAGGAATCCAACTTTCCTCTCAGTAGTCATATGACTATACGATGA